The following proteins come from a genomic window of Fundulus heteroclitus isolate FHET01 unplaced genomic scaffold, MU-UCD_Fhet_4.1 scaffold_58, whole genome shotgun sequence:
- the LOC118561187 gene encoding uncharacterized protein LOC118561187: MEQHRQRLVEIYRQEGAGEAERAEVKKKLMELTFALQRRHINTLPPPETEDLKSKWPFLFMPRCIYAHFELLTDIDMLRSLELGMEECGRAIPQYFMEKPTNKAVKDVLSKGEDNELALRVVQLLMAHFGEDLTGLILLADVSATTVDVETTLSVPASPRLILHGATGQVTVRGWRITLEGHVISEGITPTFVTGLAAVFAIYYIFNLQYQDEAACILEFTQRRFIGINPESGIKVVSKEKGVIVQKKSSTVNTHVSIILKKLLDFEWDFI, encoded by the exons ATGGAGCAGCACCGCCAGAGACTGGTGGAGATATACAGACAGGAGGGTGCAGGTGAAGCAGAAAGAGccgaggttaaaaaaaaactaatggaGCTCACATTCGCTCTACAACGTCGCCATATAAATACACTTCCACCACCTGAGACTGAAGATTTGAAAAGCAAATGGCCTTTTCTTTTCATGCCAAGGTGTatatatgcacattttgagttGCTTACAGACATCGACATGCTTCGTAGCTTGGAACTTGGTATGGAAGAATGTGGAAGGGCCATCCCTCAATACTTCATGGAAAAACCTACTAACAAAGCTGTCAAGGATGTCCTCTCTAAGGGTGAAGATAATGAACTGGCACTTCGTGTTGTTCAGCTGCTCATGGCACACTTTGGAGAGGACCTAACTGGGCTGATTCTTCTTGCAGat GTGTCTGCCACTACAGTGGACGTTGAGACAACTCTCAGTGTTCCTGCCAGTCCTCGCCTGATACTTCATG GTGCAACAGGGCAAGTCACAGTTAGAGGTTGGAGGATCACTCTTGAGGGCCATGTAATCTCTGAGGGCATCACACCGACATTTGTAACAGGActtgctgctgtgtttgcaATCTACTACATATTCAACCTTCAGTATCAAGATGAAGCAGCCTGTATTTTGGAATTCACTCAGAG GCGCTTCATTGGTATAAATCCAGAGAGTGGGATAAAG gtTGTATCCAAGGAGAAAGGTGTGATTGTCCAGAAGAAGTCTTCCACAGTCAACACACACGTCTCCATTATCCTGAAGAAACTCCTTGACTTTGAATGGGACTTCATATAG